The following nucleotide sequence is from Paracrocinitomix mangrovi.
ATAAGAGACTTTATCGTCATCACTAATTCTGCCCAGGATTCCACTTTTATGTACAAATAAATCTTCGCTTTTATCTGCAGGTTCAATGAATCCAAAACCTTTTGTGTGATTGTAAAATTTAACTTTTCCTTCTTTCATTTTTGTTTGTTTTTTGATTGATTTTTTGGGGGCTTAGTCAATAAAAGTGTAAGCCATCCCCGTTTTACCGGCTCTTCCGGTTCTTCCAATTCTATGGATATATGTATCATAGTCAAGTGGAAGCTGGTAATTTATAACGTGAGTTACACTGTCAATATCCACTCCTCTCGCAGCTACATCTGTAGCAACTAATACTTTAATGCTACCTGTTTTAAATTTATTTAAAGCCTTCACTCTATAGTTTTGAGATTTATTACCATGAATTTGGTCAGATAAGATTCCTGATTGATTTAGTTTTTTACTCAACCTATCAGCTAATCTCTTTGTTTCTGCAAACAAAATAACCTTGTTAAAACTTTGTCCGGCCAATAATTTTTTCAGCATGTCAAATTTGTTGGCTCCGACAGGAACTCGGATAATATCTTGTGCTACATTTTTACTACTGGTTTCTCCATTGCTTACAGCAACTGTTATTGGATTAGATACAATTTCATGTATCAATAATTTTTGTTTTGGATCAATAGTAGCCGAAAACAACATGGTATGCTTTCGATTTTTCATTCGACCAATAATCTTCTTGATATCATTAACAAATCCCATGTCTAACATTCGATCAAATTCATCTAAAATCAATGTTTCTACTTGAGATATATTAAAATCTCCTCTATTAATTAAATCAATCAATCTACCGGGAGTTCCAATGAAAATATCATTTGATTGCTTTAACCTATTGATGTCTTTTTTCAAATTTGTTCCGCCAATATGACAAGAAGATCTAAATTCCATTCCAACAGTCAACTTTTTAAACTCTTGTTCTACTTGCAAGGCTAGTTCTCTAGTGGGAACAATAACCAAACTTTTAAATTGCTCTTGATTTGGATCTAATAGATTATGGATAATTGGAATTAAAAAAGCACCAGTTTTTCCCGTTCCAGTATTAGCAATACCAATTAAATTTTGTCTAAGGATTAAATTTTTATAAGTCTTTTCTTGGATTTCTGTTGGTTTAATAAAACCCATCTTATTTAAATTGGTCTTTAAACGGGGATTTAAATCCATATCCATGTAAAGTAATTTAGTTTCGTGTTTTGAGAGTTTTAATTCTTCAGCAGCTTGAATTAAACTACTAGGATTAATGGATGATTTTTGTTTTTTATTTGGTTTGTTCTGCTGAACTCTATTTTTACTCTGTTGAACTCTTTTTTTGTTTTGCTGAGTTCTATTACTACTTGTATTCATAAAATTAATTGCTATTTCAAGCAAGATTATTTCATAATGGACATGTATATTCTATATCAATTTTGTTGATATAAAAACTGATTGAAAAACATTGGTTTACACAATTTGATTTGAACTAAATCTTGTAGAGAAATGCACTCAATTTCAGAATGTACTTTTTTTCTGATGTCCTTATTTGTTGATTAATAAGAATGCAACTTTTACACACTTAAAGCATGAAACTGTTGAACAAATCAACTTTACATGCTGTTTCATGATAATCCTGATAGATGATAAGGAAGTTGTCGGTGCAATATGCTTTTGAAAAGCTATACCAAAAAAGTCACAAATTCAAAAATTGAGAATTAGCTTGATAATACAAAGGTAGGTTATTAAATCCACATGAAGTGTTAAAGTATGTTATATTAGCATCTAATCAAGTGTAGCTCTAGTGATACCAAGCTTTTTTTTGTATTGCATAACGAATATTAGGTCGCCATTTTCTGTTTCGCTTGATCTTATTGGATGAAATAAAGCACCATCTTCTTTATAGTTGTCTCTGTAGTTGACTGATAAGTAATTCAAATCTGTGTCAAACACTGACTGTACCTGGAAAGTTCTACCGTTCACCATGTTGTTGTAAAAACAGTAAACTTTGCCATTTTTAATGATAAATTCACAAGTCAATTTAGGCATATGATAAGAAGATGAAATTCCTTTTTCAATCCATTTAATCTTTGCTTCTTTACTTGAAAAGTTAATCAAAGCCATGTTGCCTGTTACCATTTTAGATGAAGTACTTGTGCTGCTGCTACCTCCTGAAGTTGAAGTAGTTGTCGTTACTATCATACCTTGTTTTTCTACACAAAGAATCTCATTTTCGGCATCTGAAATCACCCCTTTATTGATCAAAAATTCATCCTGATGTGGTGATTTTAAATTGAATTTCTTAAAGTTTAGTTCCTTAAAATCTCCAAGATCAATGGTAGACACAAAGGCATTGTTGATGAAAATATCTTTCTTTTCCTTGTCTATTTTTAGTCCAGAAACATAGGCTTTGCCTGTTTCTTCGTTTACGGATAATCTAGGAGTTCCGAACTTTCCAATACTGGAAACATCAATTTCAATAGTACTCATCTCCTCCCCTTTAGCAACAATAAGATACAAGGTTCCTCTATCTCCGGATTCAAGTACGAGTAATCTGTCATCTGCCAAAATTCTAGCTTCAATTATCTGTCTGTTTTGAACTGAATACTTTGCTTGTTTCTTCCCCATTCCATTATAGGCTACTAGGTTTCTTTTTGTATAGCAAATCAGTTTATTGGTTTGTTTGTTTCTATAATAACCATATTGATATTCGTCATCTACAATTAACTCACGGATATTCACTTTCTCTAGATCTTTGTATTGTGATCTTCTCAAAGAATCAATATTTAACAGGGTACATCTTTTCTTTTCTTCATCCAGTAAAATGATCTTTTTTTCACCATTTTCCATATAGGCATCAATTGGCGTTCCTCTTAACTTTATTTCTAAGTCAAAAGTCTCAGTGTGCGTCATGCTACTGTCCAAAATATGAACAAGCCCTTGATTAAAGAGATAATGAGAAGTATCAGCACCTATGTAAATGGAGAAATATCCCTTTTTGGTTTTGAAAAGCTCACCCTGCTCAAAGAAATTGGATTTTAAAGGATTCGTTTCTCCATTTGGAGTTAATTCGTACTGATAATAGTGCTTGTAGGTTCCTGACCACAACCAGGGTACTATGGCTACAAATCCTGTAAATACAGCCATTCCATTTACCCTGTCAAACTTTCCAATTTTTGTATTGTAAGTTTCATATCCTTCTTTTTTGATCTCTACTTTTCTTTGAACGCCCATTGGGAGTTTGTCTTTATGACGATAAGGAGTAGTTCCTTTGTATTGTCCACCAATGTACACTTCAGCATCCGGTACATTTGAAGTGATAATCGTTGTTGTAGCGCATGATTGGAGTAATATCAATGCAATAAAAAAGCAAGCCAGTGATAACTTATTCATATTTGGGTTAAATAAAATTATTCAGCCCTGAATATAGGTAATTAAACGATTTATTTTGAGAGAAAATTGTTAAAACTATTGATTCTTATTCCTCTTTAGTTCCTTCCCAGATACCTGTTTTCGCATATTTCACAAGTATTGGATTAAATGGAAGATGTGGATCATCATAGTCAAATAACATTTCAAAACCTTGTGTTCGTTCAAATTTCACGTAATAGTCATCTTCACAAAAAGGCAGTAAATAATGTATTCCTTTAGATGTTAGGTAAAAACTGCCATTGTAAGCGCCCTTACCTTCTTTAAAGTCTTTTAGGCAATATTGCATCAATTCAAACTGTTCCTTTCTACTTTCAGTTGTTGTATCCAAAGTAGACATGTAGCTTTCTAAATCTTTAACAATGATTTGGCTTACGGTATCATAAAAAACCTGCGTGTTTGGATTTCTCAAACCAAAAATATCATCTGACCATACAATTTCTTCGACAGCAATATTATAAGTGACATAGTTTTGACTTAAAACACCTTCATATTCACTGTGCCTCAGTTTTATGCAAAAAGTAAAGAATCGTTCAGAGTTTTCTAATATCTGATAATCAAAAGCGTAATCAAATCCACCTTCTGTTGATACAGGAATGTACCATGAAAGGTCTTTGTTCTCATCAAATGGTGCGTGTAAATACCAGAAAAATATCTTTTCATTGATTTTTTTTGCCAGTTCAGGATTGTTTTCTGATTTTACCATAAAAAACCTGCTCAAGCTTGAATCTATTACACCCTCTTTTTGATAACTCCCCTCCTGGTAAGTGAGATCCACAATTTCAAACTGCGCAAAATTTAAGAATGGGAAGCAAATAAAAATGATGCTTAAGTACTTCATGGGGAAAGCTTTAACTCTAATGTAGGATTAATTTGAGTAAAGACAAAAGAAAATTTTCTAAGCCTTGGTTTTCAGATAATTCACTGGCGTTTGGGGAGTATTAAACATGATTTTACTCACTTTAGATTTAGCTAGATTTTCTATTTTAGTAGGAGTTACTTTTGTATAGATGAAAAACTACCTCTTAATATTAGTATTTCTATTTGCACTGATGTCGTGCAAGAAAAAAAGCATCAATTGCGGCTTAGAGTGCGGCACACAAACTGAACAGATGGTTTTTCAAACAGGATTTGATGGAACTGTTCTTAACAATGGGGCTTACAGCAATGTAGAGATAAGCGGTATAGATACTAATTTAACAACTAACAGCTATTGGGATGACTTTCAAAATCATCCTAACATTGGATATGTTGAGATTGGATATGAAGATGGTGATGACTCACAAAGGAAAGCTAGTATTGTTGATGATCCTGATAATCCAGGAAATGAAGTGCTAAAATTTCAGTTGATGCAAGCCCACATCAAAGAGGGGTCAAATTACAAAGGAAGAGTTCAATTGAGTGTCCATAACAATAATTGTATCAAGGAGTTATACCAAACAGTTAAATTAAAGCTTCATCCGGATATGGCATATATAAAAGACATGCCTGAGAAGTTTTACTGGTTTACTTTATTTGAATTTTGGAACAACGGAGCCTGGACCAAGGAAAAGTTCCCGTTTAGGATTTCAGTGAATTTATTTAAGGAAGAAGGCGCAGGAAATGAGATAAACTTTAGAGCCAAAGCAGACTACCGAAATTGCAAAACTTGTGGATGGAAAGAAGTTTGGGGAGAAACGGCTACCTCATTTCCTTTGGTGTTTGGTGAATGGATGGAAATTGAAATCTATTTAAAAGAAGGTGATGAAAATAATGGTAGATTCTACCTTGCCGTAACTGCTGCAGGAGGATCTAAAATGGTTTTGTTTGATGTAAATAATACAACTCAACATCCAAAAGAGAATTGTGCAGATGGTTTTACCCACTTTGAAGCCATGAAAGTTTATACATCAGAGGATAATATCAACTATATGAATGATGCAGGAAAAGAGTTGTCTTTGTTTTGGGATGACTGGTCTTTATACATTAATAAACAACCTTAATTTATTGTATCCACTCCCCTTCTTCTTCCTTACATGTTATATAGATGGGAGAATTCTCTTCTTGAAGTGGAACCAAACTTAATTTAAATACTTCCCAATCAAGTGTAAGCTTGTCTTCATTTGGATGCACAAAGGTGATTGGGTCCTTTAAAACAATCGGCTTGCTCCATTCATAACCCTGAGAAGAAGTGGCGGTTATCCTAACTTTATTGTTGAGCATACTTGTTGCACACTCAATTTCAATGACAAGCTTATCCAGTCTTGTTTTTTTACCTATTTCCTTTTCAGTTGGATGCTTGTATTTTAGGTCAAATTTTTCTCTGTACAGCATTACGGTATGATGCATTAAAAGGTGCTTTAACTTCCCAAAAAAAATAATTTGGAGAGCTAGAATTAACGTACTATAGGTTCATAAAAAAGGAAAGGCAATCCTGTCACCAGATTGCCTAACAAACCTATCAAAAAATTGAATTAATCCAAATTAAATTGGAAAAACCCGTATTTTCCGCAATGTTGTTTATTCAGTGAGTTCCTTTGGAATCCTGAATAATTAAGAAGTATATCTTAGTCTTTTATTACAGTTACGTTAACTGCGTTGATACCTTTTCTTCCATCAGCTTCTTCATATTGAACTTTGTCATTTTCATTAATAACATCATTCAAACCGCTTGAGTGAACAAAGATTTCTTTACCACCATCTGCAGGTACGATAAAACCAAATCCTTTTTCCTGATTGAAAAATTTAACTGTCCCTTCTTTCATTTTACTTGTATTTAAAAAATTAAAAATTGATATAAATTACTATTAATCGATTGTAAAATCACAATCTTAAGAACTTTACATTGTATATCAGCAATTAAAAGTTCAGTTTTCATGGTAATTCCGGTAAATGATTAGGGATCTTATTGGTAATTTGAGATTCAAAAGAAACAATACCTACGAACCACTAATTCAAAATTGAGAATTAGCTTGATATCGTAAAGTTAGCTAATTAATTGATTAAAATGTCAAATTATCCACTCAAAAAATTTCACCTGACATTTATAATTAAGATGTTAATTGTCAATGTTAATCGTAGTTAAAGTCAGTTTTTTATCTAAATTGTTTGTATACTTTTCGGTTAAATATAAATAAAATGAAGGGTTTGTTTTTAGTGTTTTTGACATTTGTAGTCATTCAAAGTGGCTATGCAAAAACCTCTGAATATACCATTCTATCTAAGGAAAATGAATATTTAGGCACACTCAAAGTGAATAGTTCAAAGCAGGATGGTATTGAAGAAATATATGTAGAAAGTGAAATTACGATCAAGAAGATTTTTACCGTAATGGTATCCTATACTCTTCAAAGTAAATTCAAAGGAAAAAAATTACTTTCCAATGAAATAACCACATACATGAATAAAAAGGTTCATGAAAAAATGTCAACCTTCAAAAAGGAATCAAAATACATCTTTACCAAAAACACAAAACAAAAGGACGTCAAAGACTTCAATTTCTGTGAATCAATGATGTATTTCAACGAACCCATTGGAGTTTCAACACTATACTCAGAGTTTGATGGTGTATTTAAACCTACATCTTACATAGCCAAAGACAGTTGCTATGCTCTCACTAATCCAATCAATAAAAATGTAAGTAAATATTACTACAAGGATGGGATTTTAAGAAAAGCAATAGTCAAAAGTGCTTTAGCTACTTTGTATCTTTATTTAAAACTTGATAAGTAGTTTATTTTATGATGATTCGGTTTCTATTAATAGTTCCGCTTTCATCTATAAGTTCAACAACAAACAAGCCTAGATAAGCTGAAAGATCAATTACACTTTTATCAACATTGTTAAAGCTTTCTTTGTATACAACTTCACCCAAAGCATTGTAAATAACAACGTCAAACTTTTTGCTAATTGACCCTAAATCAATCGTAAACACTCCATTTGTAGGATTAGGATACATCTTAAAGTTATGCTCGTACTCTTCAGATAAACCCGAAATATCAATAGCAGTACATGCAGAAGTGTCTGTACATCCATTGGCTGTTATTTCAACTGCAAAATTCCCGGTGATTGCAGAAAAACTAACATTTGTTTCGCCTGAAATTTGAGCATAGGCATTGTCACAATCTAACCATTGATAAACTGCGGCACTTTCATTAGCTGTGATTGTCCCTCCAGTAACTGATACTGTGTTATCAAGACTATTAATAGTCAGGTCAATCGTCAAAATAGAATCACATCCCGCAGTATTGGTAATTGTGTCCTGATATGAACCGGTAGATGTCCATGTGTACAATCCACTTGGTGAAGTGTACTCAAAACAAGCTGTTTCAGTAATAGTAGCAAAAGTCTCTTCAATAGTTAAATCAATTGTAATAATAGAATCACATCCTGAGGTAGCCGGAATTGTGTCGTAATAAACTCCTGTGGTAGTATAGGTATAGTTTCCACTTGGCGATAAATAAGACGAGCATGCAACGGGTGTAATTGTAGAGGTTGATGGTAAACAATAACCTGTTACACTTATTTCATCAACTGAAAATGAAGGTTCTGAGGTAGAAAAAGTAACTTCATTTACAAATCTAAACCCGAATCTGATGTTTGCTTGTTGTGCAAATTCAGGTATTGAAACATTGGCTTGCGTCCATGTTCCATTTAGATTGTATTGTGGAGTAACATTCACTTTGGTCCAGCTAGTCCCACTATTTAAACTGTAATACAATTCACCATATGACTGAGCTCCACCGGTACACATCCAGTAAAATGAAAAATCAATTGAATCGTGCCCAACGGTACTAATATCATTGGACATTGCTGCGAAATTGTATTCATTAAATGTGCAAAATCCATCAGCAGCCATAAAGGAAGCATTTAAAATTCCGTTACCAACTGCAGCACCACTTAAAATATGCATATAATTACTGGTAGGATTGTTTTGAATTCCTGCAGGTTGAGTTGGTGTACCCGGAACTGTAAATCCAAATGGACC
It contains:
- a CDS encoding cold-shock protein translates to MKEGKVKFYNHTKGFGFIEPADKSEDLFVHKSGILGRISDDDKVSYEESPGQKGMNAINVKVIND
- a CDS encoding DEAD/DEAH box helicase, with translation MNTSSNRTQQNKKRVQQSKNRVQQNKPNKKQKSSINPSSLIQAAEELKLSKHETKLLYMDMDLNPRLKTNLNKMGFIKPTEIQEKTYKNLILRQNLIGIANTGTGKTGAFLIPIIHNLLDPNQEQFKSLVIVPTRELALQVEQEFKKLTVGMEFRSSCHIGGTNLKKDINRLKQSNDIFIGTPGRLIDLINRGDFNISQVETLILDEFDRMLDMGFVNDIKKIIGRMKNRKHTMLFSATIDPKQKLLIHEIVSNPITVAVSNGETSSKNVAQDIIRVPVGANKFDMLKKLLAGQSFNKVILFAETKRLADRLSKKLNQSGILSDQIHGNKSQNYRVKALNKFKTGSIKVLVATDVAARGVDIDSVTHVINYQLPLDYDTYIHRIGRTGRAGKTGMAYTFID
- a CDS encoding PEGA domain-containing protein, with protein sequence MNKLSLACFFIALILLQSCATTTIITSNVPDAEVYIGGQYKGTTPYRHKDKLPMGVQRKVEIKKEGYETYNTKIGKFDRVNGMAVFTGFVAIVPWLWSGTYKHYYQYELTPNGETNPLKSNFFEQGELFKTKKGYFSIYIGADTSHYLFNQGLVHILDSSMTHTETFDLEIKLRGTPIDAYMENGEKKIILLDEEKKRCTLLNIDSLRRSQYKDLEKVNIRELIVDDEYQYGYYRNKQTNKLICYTKRNLVAYNGMGKKQAKYSVQNRQIIEARILADDRLLVLESGDRGTLYLIVAKGEEMSTIEIDVSSIGKFGTPRLSVNEETGKAYVSGLKIDKEKKDIFINNAFVSTIDLGDFKELNFKKFNLKSPHQDEFLINKGVISDAENEILCVEKQGMIVTTTTSTSGGSSSTSTSSKMVTGNMALINFSSKEAKIKWIEKGISSSYHMPKLTCEFIIKNGKVYCFYNNMVNGRTFQVQSVFDTDLNYLSVNYRDNYKEDGALFHPIRSSETENGDLIFVMQYKKKLGITRATLD
- a CDS encoding cold-shock protein, which codes for MKEGTVKFFNQEKGFGFIVPADGGKEIFVHSSGLNDVINENDKVQYEEADGRKGINAVNVTVIKD
- a CDS encoding DUF6134 family protein gives rise to the protein MKGLFLVFLTFVVIQSGYAKTSEYTILSKENEYLGTLKVNSSKQDGIEEIYVESEITIKKIFTVMVSYTLQSKFKGKKLLSNEITTYMNKKVHEKMSTFKKESKYIFTKNTKQKDVKDFNFCESMMYFNEPIGVSTLYSEFDGVFKPTSYIAKDSCYALTNPINKNVSKYYYKDGILRKAIVKSALATLYLYLKLDK
- a CDS encoding T9SS type A sorting domain-containing protein, coding for MKKILLIPSLLVVIGLNSELYAQTVVYTENFEAGNSFTLNTADVSSTSGTSGNNYWVVNNVFTGGSGTVNTCLGPFGFTVPGTPTQPAGIQNNPTSNYMHILSGAAVGNGILNASFMAADGFCTFNEYNFAAMSNDISTVGHDSIDFSFYWMCTGGAQSYGELYYSLNSGTSWTKVNVTPQYNLNGTWTQANVSIPEFAQQANIRFGFRFVNEVTFSTSEPSFSVDEISVTGYCLPSTSTITPVACSSYLSPSGNYTYTTTGVYYDTIPATSGCDSIITIDLTIEETFATITETACFEYTSPSGLYTWTSTGSYQDTITNTAGCDSILTIDLTINSLDNTVSVTGGTITANESAAVYQWLDCDNAYAQISGETNVSFSAITGNFAVEITANGCTDTSACTAIDISGLSEEYEHNFKMYPNPTNGVFTIDLGSISKKFDVVIYNALGEVVYKESFNNVDKSVIDLSAYLGLFVVELIDESGTINRNRIIIK